The following is a genomic window from Crocosphaera sp. UHCC 0190.
AAGGAAGGCTTCGTGGTGAACGCCGTCGGATTGATGATAATGCGACTCTCGGCTTTCGGACTCGGCTAAATTTAGATACCAGTTTTACCGGAAAAGATCGCCTGAGAACAAGGATAGAAGCGGGAAATATCGTTAACTATGCCAACTTTACCGGAACCGATATGGCCCGCTTGGGACACGATATCTTTAATGATGCCAATGCTCGCATTGGGGATCTCTACTATCGTTTCTCTGTAGGTAACTTAACCACTTGGGTAGGAGCTAACTCCCTTGATATTGATGACATTTTTGATGTAGGAAACCCTTTCTTAGCTAGTTCGGGAACAGGAGGCTTATCTCGGTTTATTCGTTATAATCCTCTGGTTTTTCGTGGCCCTGAAGGCATAGGAGGCGGTTTTGCCTATCAACTCTTTGATAATCTAGTGGTAATTCGAGGACTTTACCTGACAGAAAACGGGAATAGTCCAGATTTAGGAGAAGGGATGTTTAATGGCAACTATAGCGCGGGGGGTCAGCTAGGAATTTATCCCGCAGATAATCTAGATTTCACCTTTACTTATCTGCTTTCCTATTTTACGGAAGATGATGTTAATGCCGCCTCTAGTAATGGGAGTTCCGTAGAAAGTAACTTCCGTACCAGTCAAACCGGCCGAGGGGTTTCGAGAGATCCCTTCTTAGGTGCGGCAACGCTGCGGGATAGCTATGGCATTCAAGGGGACTGGCGCATTAATGAGATGTTTCACCTGACTGCTTGGGGCGGTTATGCGTTGGCCCGGGCCCAAGGCGAAGATCTCAACGGTGAAAATCGTCGTGGGTTTGGTGCGGATTTGTGGACATGGAGTGCCGCCCTGTCTGTGGTAGATTTTGGCAAAGAAGGGGCTGTTTTATCTGTGGCCGGGGGTCAATATGTTACGGCCCGTCGCATTGATGCCATTCCGGGAGATTTAGCCGTGCCTGATAAGGATACGCCCTACATCATCGAAACTCAGTACAAGTATCCCTTAAACGATAATATCTTGTTAACCCCTGGTTTCTATGTGGTTTTGCGCCCTGATGGCAATGAATTAAACAATAGTATCTGGGTGGGTGCGATTCGGACTACCTTTACGTTTTAATACAAGAGTTGAACCTGAAGATTAAGGATGGGTTAAAACAAAAAATATTCAATGTTAAGATTTTTCTTATGGATATTATTGGGAATACATAATGATTCCGGGGAACGGGGAAAATTATCATTAAGAAAAAAAAACTTGCCATTTTTTAACCTTTTATTAAAAATAGTTATTTAGGATAGGATTTATTAGTCTGTCCAGATTCTATAATTAAGCTGGTCTAATTTAAGGTGTGAGGATTGTATTTATGTCAACGTTATTAGCGCGAATGCTAAAGTCAATGCCAGTCGCCCTAGGATTTTCCTTCCTAGTAGCCCAAGGGGTCATGGCAGGCCCCAACCCTACAATTGAGGGGTCTAGGGAATCAACCCCCACTGCTGATGTGATTTCTCCCGAAGAAGCTTTAGGGGTTCTACAAAATCGCCCGCAACTGAAAACCCCCTTAAACCGCGATACTAGCAAACAATTTACCGATGGGACTTCTACTCCTTCCATGTCCCAAGTAACCAGTATTTCTGAGTTACAGGATGTTTCTCCCACGGACTGGGCCTATGAAGCTTTGCGGAGTTTAGTAGAACGGTATGGCTGTATTGTCGGTTATCCTGATCGCACCTTCCGTGGCAACCGGGCCACCTCTCGTTGGGAATTTGCGGCGGGGTTAAATGCCTGTTTAAACACCATTGAACGGTTATTACAAGAAAATGTGGCCGTTTTACGGGAAGATCTTGAAAAGCTGAAGCGACTGGCCCAAGAATTTGAAGCCGAATTAGCGGCTTTGGGTGCCAGAGTGAGTAATCTTGAAGAACGGGTTTCCTTCCTCGAAGATCATCAATTTTCGACGACAACCAAGTTAAGAGGGGAAGTTCTCTTTACCCTTTCCTCAACAGCAGGGGAACGGGCCTTAGACTTCCGTGAACAAGATTTGTTTAATCAAGGAAAGCTTCCTGGGAAACGCCGACGGATTGATGATAATGCGACCTTTGGTTTCCGGACTCGTCTCAATTTAGATACCAGTTTTACCGGAAAAGACAGACTGAGAACCCGTATTCAAGCGGGTTCTATCGTGGATTATTCCAACTTCACGGGTACTAATATGGCCCGTTTGTCCCACGACAATTTCAACAACGCGAATGCGGTTATCGATGACCTTTACTATCGTTTCCCCATTGGCAACTTTACGGGTTATGTCGGTGCCAGTGCTTTAGATATTGATAACATCTTTGATGTGGGCAACCCCTTCTTAAATGAATCAGGTACAGGTGCTTTATCCCGGTTCATGCGTTATGATCCCCTAACCATGAGGGGGCCAGAAGGTCGGGGTGTTGGTTTTGCCTACAAATTCAGCGATATGTTCACCGTTCGTGGGCTTTACCTCTCAGAAAATGGTAACAGCCCTGATCTGGGCGAAGGTTTGTTTAATGGTAACTTTAGTGCTGGGGGTCAAATTGGTTTCTATCCTACGGATAGTCTCCGCTTTAACATCCAATACTTGCACTCATACTACACGGCCAATGATGTGAACATAACTGCCAGTACAGGGAGTTATGTTGAACCAGCGTTTCGTACCCGTCAAACAGGAACTGGGATCGCTCGTGACCCCTTCTTGGGTGCGCCTACAATCCGTGATAGTTACGGTGTGAACGGAAACTGGCGCATTAATGAAACCTTTAACCTCACTGGTTGGGCGGGTTATTCTTTAGCCCGGGCCCAAGGTTTGGATCGTAACGGTCAAAGTCGTCGCGGTTTTGGGGCTGATATTTGGTCATGGATGGCCGCCCTTAATGTAGTCGATGTTTTCAAAGAGGGGGCTGTCTTTTCTGTCGGTGGTGGTTCTATCACCAATGCTCGTCGGATCGATGCTCTGACGGGTGATTTAGCCGTTCCTGACCAAGATACTCCCTATATCGTTGAAGCTCAGTATCAGTATCCTCTCAATGACAATATTTTGCTGACACCTGGTTTCTATGTCATCCTGCAACCTGATGGCAACAACGACAACAATAGCATCTGGGTTGGTGCCCTACGGACAACCTTTAAGTTCTAAGACTAGCTTACCTGTTCAGTTAAGGTTATCCTAATTCTTTAGGGACGTTGCCAGTCACGTCCCTATTATTTTTGAGGTATTCACCACCTTGTGGTCAAATTTGATAGTTTTATCAAATTTTGGGGAATCTTAGAGTCATAGGGTATGAGAGTGAAGCACTCAGGATGAAAAGTTAAAAAATTACTTGCTAAGAATGTTTGATCTCATGCCACTCGCTAGTCCTCTATTCCCTATACTGACCCATGAGTTCTTTGGTAAATTTACAAAATCTTTCTATTCAAAACAGTGAGATGTCGGCTCAAGATCTACCGAACCCTTCTCCGTGGCCAACACTGCAAGCTGAATTGGTCTTTACTCAAGATCGATCAGGTAAATATTTATCATTTTATTGGGAGTTAGGGGAAAGTTTAGGCATTGACTCTTCGGACATTGTTGGCTTTTTTCCTGAACAGAGTCTGAAGCCCGCTTTACCTGATGCTTATTATGAGAGAATTCGACGAATTTTAGAAAGACGTATCCCTGAACAATGTTATTGTCTATTTGAATATCAAGGTCAATCCTTTCCTTTAGAATTGGTGATCAGTCCCATTTTGACTCAACAAGGACAAGCTACCACGGTGTTGGTGATGGGCCATCGTTTACTAGACATTGATCACAGCTTAATTAATAATTCCGCCTTACCCACTCATCCCGATCCTTATCAAACCCTACTGACTAAAATTGCCCGCAAAATTCGTCGCACCCTGAATTTGGAAACTATCTGGCAACAAACCGTTGATAGTTTGGGAGATGCCCTACAAGTAAGTCGCTGTTTAATGATAGCGATCGCCCCAAACCAAGAATATTTAGAAGTCAAGGCCGAATATCGTCAACCTTGTTGTTCATCTCAGTTAGGTTATCGCTTTGATCCCCTAACGGAACCTTGGTGGGAACAGGCTTTAACCCAACGGGAAGCGATCATTATTGAAGAATTGACTGATAATTGTCATCAAATTCAATCCGTATTAATTGTCTCTACCTTCTATCAAAATCAACGCAATGGGTTAATTTGTTTACAACAATGCGATCGCAGTCGTTATTGGTATCCCGCAGAACTAGAACTGATCCAAGAATTAGCCGATCAGGTGGGAACGGCCATTGCCCACGCCACCCTCTATCAAGAACTCGAACAAGCCACTTTAGCGGCGGAAGAAGCTTCCCGCCTCAAAAGTGAGTTTCTCGCCAGCACCACCCATGAATTAAGAACACCCCTCAATGGGATTATTGGCTTTCTTAAACTCAGTTTAGATGGCATGGCGGATGATGCCGAAGAACAACAAGAATTTCTCGAAGAAGCCCATAAATCTGCTTTACACTTATTAAATCTTATTAATGATATTCTCGATATTGCTAAGATTGAAGCGGGTAAAATGGACTTAGAACTTGGTGCGATCGCATTAGCCGAGTTATTTCAAGCCATTGATAATTTTACTCTGCCCCAAGCACAACGCAAAAATTTGAGTTTTCGCAGCAAACTTCCCCAGACTCTCACTCCGATCATGGTTTATGGGAATTATCAACGACTCTTACAGGTAATGCTCAATTTAGTCAGTAATGCCATTAAATTTACCCATGAAGGGGGTATTGAAGTGAGTGCAGAAATCACGAAAAAGAAAATTGTTTTTCAGGAGCAAGAATTTCCTGGGTTAGTTAAAGTCAGCGTTGCTGATACAGGAATTGGAGTTTCCCTTGATAAACAAGCAAAACTCTTTGAAAAATTCGTCCAAGTCGATGGTTCCCATACCAAAGCCTATGGAGGAACAGGACTCGGCTTGGCTATTTCTCAGAAACTGGTAGAAGCGATGGGGGGACAGGTAGAATTTTATAGTATGGGAGAAGGACTCGGCTCAACCGTCACCTTTACCGTTGCCTTGGAACAAATGCCAGTTCTCAAAACAGTAACATCCCATGATGGATAAGACCAATTCTTGATAAACGGAGTGCTAAAATCGAGACAATATAATGAGTTAATGAGTTGAACAGATCTGTGAGTGTATCATTACCTAATCTACCAGAAGAACAACTTGAAGATGTCAGTCCCTCTGGAACAAAGGGGTTTAATTTTCGTCCTTATTTACGAATTTGTCTGAGAAAAGTTTGGCTAATTGCAGGGTTAGCCAGTTTAACAACTTTGGCCGCTTGGTTGTATAGTACCAAAGATCCTTATACTTACACGGGAAACTTTTTTTTGCTGGTTGAACCCATTAGTGCCAGTGCAAAATTAACGAATCCTAGTACCCTAACTCGTACACAAGGGGTTCCCCGTGAAGATATGTTTGAATTGGATTATCCTACTAATTTAGTTTTTCTTAAGAGTCCTGGGATGACCTTCAAAATTGCTCAGGAGGTTTATGAAAAAGAAAAAACTCGTCCTGTTCCAGCTATATGGAAAGATTTACGGGAAAATCTGAAAGTTGAACGAGCGGCTTTAGAAGGAAGGGGCGGGGAGACGAAAATTTTCCAAGTCTACTATACGGGAGAAAATCCTAAAGAAGTTCAAACAATTCTATCAACGGCAGCAGAGACTTTTGTGAAGTATAGTGCGGAGGATC
Proteins encoded in this region:
- a CDS encoding iron uptake porin, which translates into the protein MWKLVSQLIKITPLATGLFLFVAQSTLAESLPSSESEVISPQEALGILQNRPELKTPLNQDKSKQFRDGTSNHPMSQVTSISELQDVSPTDWAYEALRSLVERYGCIVGYPDRTFRGNRATSRWEFAAGLNACLNTIERLLQENVAVLREDLEKLKRLAQEFEQELAALGARVGNLEERVSFLEDHQFSTTTQLKGEVLFTLSSAAGERALDAREQDLFNQGRLRGERRRIDDNATLGFRTRLNLDTSFTGKDRLRTRIEAGNIVNYANFTGTDMARLGHDIFNDANARIGDLYYRFSVGNLTTWVGANSLDIDDIFDVGNPFLASSGTGGLSRFIRYNPLVFRGPEGIGGGFAYQLFDNLVVIRGLYLTENGNSPDLGEGMFNGNYSAGGQLGIYPADNLDFTFTYLLSYFTEDDVNAASSNGSSVESNFRTSQTGRGVSRDPFLGAATLRDSYGIQGDWRINEMFHLTAWGGYALARAQGEDLNGENRRGFGADLWTWSAALSVVDFGKEGAVLSVAGGQYVTARRIDAIPGDLAVPDKDTPYIIETQYKYPLNDNILLTPGFYVVLRPDGNELNNSIWVGAIRTTFTF
- a CDS encoding iron uptake porin, coding for MSTLLARMLKSMPVALGFSFLVAQGVMAGPNPTIEGSRESTPTADVISPEEALGVLQNRPQLKTPLNRDTSKQFTDGTSTPSMSQVTSISELQDVSPTDWAYEALRSLVERYGCIVGYPDRTFRGNRATSRWEFAAGLNACLNTIERLLQENVAVLREDLEKLKRLAQEFEAELAALGARVSNLEERVSFLEDHQFSTTTKLRGEVLFTLSSTAGERALDFREQDLFNQGKLPGKRRRIDDNATFGFRTRLNLDTSFTGKDRLRTRIQAGSIVDYSNFTGTNMARLSHDNFNNANAVIDDLYYRFPIGNFTGYVGASALDIDNIFDVGNPFLNESGTGALSRFMRYDPLTMRGPEGRGVGFAYKFSDMFTVRGLYLSENGNSPDLGEGLFNGNFSAGGQIGFYPTDSLRFNIQYLHSYYTANDVNITASTGSYVEPAFRTRQTGTGIARDPFLGAPTIRDSYGVNGNWRINETFNLTGWAGYSLARAQGLDRNGQSRRGFGADIWSWMAALNVVDVFKEGAVFSVGGGSITNARRIDALTGDLAVPDQDTPYIVEAQYQYPLNDNILLTPGFYVILQPDGNNDNNSIWVGALRTTFKF
- a CDS encoding ATP-binding protein, with the protein product MSSLVNLQNLSIQNSEMSAQDLPNPSPWPTLQAELVFTQDRSGKYLSFYWELGESLGIDSSDIVGFFPEQSLKPALPDAYYERIRRILERRIPEQCYCLFEYQGQSFPLELVISPILTQQGQATTVLVMGHRLLDIDHSLINNSALPTHPDPYQTLLTKIARKIRRTLNLETIWQQTVDSLGDALQVSRCLMIAIAPNQEYLEVKAEYRQPCCSSQLGYRFDPLTEPWWEQALTQREAIIIEELTDNCHQIQSVLIVSTFYQNQRNGLICLQQCDRSRYWYPAELELIQELADQVGTAIAHATLYQELEQATLAAEEASRLKSEFLASTTHELRTPLNGIIGFLKLSLDGMADDAEEQQEFLEEAHKSALHLLNLINDILDIAKIEAGKMDLELGAIALAELFQAIDNFTLPQAQRKNLSFRSKLPQTLTPIMVYGNYQRLLQVMLNLVSNAIKFTHEGGIEVSAEITKKKIVFQEQEFPGLVKVSVADTGIGVSLDKQAKLFEKFVQVDGSHTKAYGGTGLGLAISQKLVEAMGGQVEFYSMGEGLGSTVTFTVALEQMPVLKTVTSHDG